One Hemiscyllium ocellatum isolate sHemOce1 chromosome 45, sHemOce1.pat.X.cur, whole genome shotgun sequence genomic region harbors:
- the odad3 gene encoding coiled-coil domain-containing protein 151, whose translation MFGPSRVPVQEQIWDLQKKIQLLEGDRKAYYENSQCKIKKNKDTIQNVREENKRLRRMLAGALMSDEKLVKESFQDRHEKAALRNKSGKDVIMVLDQKVCDKIKRLNALKHETEMKKKIQMELEIKYSKNMQEVKTLQEDMEDVSEDAQTLRLLENRLEKTQLKYREAVHVMKVYQRLKVHLQEESVTFQKQLDALEAEVLQQQQELKELQAMNTNAQLSRDAAKTELQQHEEVMHKERRERERILTEYKKMAEEKRTQAERAERRAMRTGAHSDELHFERPATQETGAEERAINVFEESVLWIKTVTGVSDIQNVVKRFVMQEETLKHLEELELENEKQMVQLRVEKEVLQAEYDHLKYSGETKLSSEQKLLMELQTHLNNEENRRDKLMEYLEYVSHITMSIKAGVEHIYEKLKHVQISKGNIPAVVLSPTSDEYVLDLLSLTEDKLLKLYRNLKGIDMKKTLQLIEDDEFHASVEGKLPPYNMRVKLPTAQKPDTYDDDDDDDDDIDDDDDDGNSSDESGDIVTRAVLKQQSQQIVDWKTKRKTRPKRKKIKHKSVQD comes from the exons AGGGTGATCGTAAGGCTTACTATGAAAATTCACAGTGCAAAATTAAGAAGAACAAGGACACAATTCAAAATGTCAGAGAAGAAAATAAACGCCTGCGCAGAATGCTTGCAGGAGCATTGATG AGCGATGAGAAACTTGTCAAAGAATCATTTCAAGATCGTCATGAGAAAGCGGCACTGAGGAATAAGAGTGGAAAG GATGTCATTATGGTGTTGGACCAGAAAGTTTGTGATAAGATTAAGCGCCTGAATGCTcttaagcatgagacagagatgaagaagaaAATTCAGATGGAACTTGAGATAAAATACAGCAAGAATATGCAGGAAGTGAAAACCCTGCAAGAAGACATGGAGGACGTGTCCGAGGATGCACAG ACCTTGCGGCTCCTGGAGAATCGTTTGGAGAAGACCCAGCTAAAGTATCGTGAAGCAGTTCATGTGATGAAAGTGTATCAGAGACTAAAGGTGCATCTGCAG GAGGAGAGTGTGACCTTTCAGAAACAACTTGATGCATTGGAAGCTGAAGTCCTACAGCAACAACaggaactgaaagaactgcaagcCATGAACACCAATGCTCAACTATCTCGAGATGCTGCCAAG ACAGAACTTCAGCAGCACGAGGAGGTTATGCACAAGGAAAGACGGGAACGGGAAAGGATTCTCACTGAGTACAAGAAGATGGCTGAGGAGAAGAGAACACAAGCAGAACGTGCAGAAAGACGG GCAATGCGAACAGGTGCTCACTCTGATGAGCTGCACTTTGAGCGACCTGCAACACAAGAAACTGGAGCCGAGGAAAGGGCCATCAACGTATTTGAAGAATCTGTCTTATGGATCAAAACTGTGACTGGTGTTAGCGATATACAG AATGTAGTGAAACGCTTTGTGATGCAGGAAGAGACCTTGAAGCATTTAGAGGAGTTGGAACTGGAGAATGAGAAGCAGATGGTGCAGCTGAGGGTGGAGAAAGAGGTACTGCAGGCAGAATATGACCATCTGAAATATTCTGGTGAAACAAAGCTCTCCAG TGAGCAAAAATTGTTAATGGAGCTACAAACTCACCTGAACAATGAGGAGAATCGACGAGATAAGTTAATGGAGTACCTTGAATATGTCAGCCATATCACCATGTCCATTAAAGCAGGCGTGGAACATATCTACGAGAAATTGAAGCATGTGCAAATT TCAAAgggcaatattccagctgtggtacTGAGCCCCACATCAGATGAGTATGTATTGGACTTATTGTCATTAACAGAGGACAAACTTCTTAAACTTTATCGAAATCTTAAAGGAATTGACATGAAGAAGACATTGCAATTGATCGAGGATGATGAG ttCCATGCCAGCGTGGAAGGCAAACTTCCACCTTACAACATGAGAGTGAAgcttcccacagcccaaaaaccCGATACATATGATG atgatgatgatgatgatgatgatattgATGATGACGACGATGATGGCAACAGCAGTGATGAAAGTGGTGACATTGTCACAAGAGCAGTGTTAAAACAGCAATCACAGCAGATTGTTGACTGGAAAACCAAAAGGAAGACTCGACCGAAGAGGAAGAAAATAAAGCACAAATCAGTTCAAGACTGA